One genomic segment of bacterium includes these proteins:
- a CDS encoding zf-TFIIB domain-containing protein — protein MKCPVCDESLREVQKHGVSIDICPGCKGIWLDRGELEKILDLAVTNGPVSETRSDQARPQQVFEEPRRSFNEHNDHDNHDKRDHDKREHDEHGREQGYGQKKKKSSWLGDILGGLGGD, from the coding sequence ATGAAATGTCCCGTTTGTGACGAATCACTTCGCGAAGTACAAAAGCACGGAGTAAGCATTGATATTTGTCCCGGATGCAAAGGTATATGGCTTGACCGGGGCGAGTTGGAGAAGATACTGGATCTGGCGGTTACAAATGGACCAGTGTCTGAAACGAGAAGTGACCAAGCTAGGCCACAACAAGTGTTCGAAGAACCACGCAGGTCGTTCAATGAGCACAACGACCATGACAATCACGATAAACGCGATCACGACAAACGTGAACATGATGAGCATGGCCGCGAACAAGGCTATGGCCAGAAGAAAAAGAAAAGTTCTTGGCTGGGTGATATTCTTGGTGGTTTAGGCGGAGATTAG
- a CDS encoding M48 family metallopeptidase, producing the protein MKSLKCCVLGCGCTMVGVAIAGVLLTGAMTGVVGWISGAANRVGVNIPKDIKIPTEIRFPKEIGIPPITLPKLPVNPFKLSAQEQIVLGREVVVKQKLDQDAFDDQRINEIAAQLVKTLPAKYKGPADLGGWEWKFRVLRTKSGEVNAIALPGGKIYVYDGLIKLTDGNNDELAAVISHEMAHVVEEHSAKQLSNAGLLQKATDFLLQNAGGGGGTQEEMIGVLAAQMGQQITQMRLSQSAEYQADDIGFSIMATAGYNPKVGLNILRKLEKLSGEKSSLLSGVFSTHPPTQNRIQRLQKNMASYQSVGKVN; encoded by the coding sequence TTGAAAAGTCTAAAATGCTGTGTATTAGGCTGCGGCTGCACGATGGTTGGTGTTGCCATTGCTGGTGTATTGCTGACAGGGGCGATGACAGGCGTTGTCGGATGGATATCAGGGGCCGCAAATCGAGTAGGTGTTAATATCCCTAAGGACATTAAGATACCAACGGAAATCAGGTTCCCGAAAGAAATCGGAATTCCTCCGATCACCCTGCCAAAGCTACCTGTAAACCCCTTCAAGCTCTCCGCGCAGGAGCAAATTGTGCTTGGACGGGAGGTAGTCGTAAAACAAAAACTTGACCAGGATGCTTTCGATGACCAAAGAATCAACGAAATAGCTGCACAACTGGTCAAGACGCTGCCTGCCAAGTACAAAGGCCCTGCTGATCTCGGCGGTTGGGAATGGAAATTCCGCGTTCTGCGAACGAAAAGCGGAGAAGTAAATGCCATCGCTCTTCCAGGAGGCAAAATCTACGTTTATGACGGGCTGATCAAGCTGACTGACGGAAATAATGACGAACTCGCAGCTGTAATCAGCCATGAAATGGCACATGTTGTGGAGGAGCATTCCGCTAAACAACTGAGCAATGCAGGACTCTTGCAGAAGGCTACGGACTTTTTGCTTCAAAATGCAGGCGGCGGCGGGGGAACACAAGAAGAGATGATCGGCGTCCTGGCAGCCCAAATGGGTCAACAAATAACTCAAATGCGCCTTTCTCAGTCTGCTGAATACCAAGCAGACGATATTGGTTTTTCGATCATGGCCACTGCCGGATATAACCCAAAGGTCGGTCTCAACATACTTCGAAAACTCGAAAAGCTCTCAGGAGAGAAGAGTTCACTCCTGAGCGGTGTGTTCAGCACGCATCCTCCGACGCAGAATCGGATACAGAGGCTGCAAAAGAACATGGCCAGCTACCAGTCAGTTGGTAAAGTGAACTAG
- a CDS encoding VTT domain-containing protein — MELLQGENLIKLIQSVGYIGLFAIVFAESGLLIGFFLPGDSLLFTAGFLAAQGFLNIYWLIAILLTAAILGDNVGYMFGKKVGLRLFDKKDSFLFHKKNLMRAEMFYERYGPMTIVVARFIPVVRTFAPIVAGIGKMDYRLFVCYNIVGGVIWTISLTLAGFYLSKVIPDAEKHLELIIAVIILLSVMPPILHILKERHLRKREARVTTRNDREYEENNNAV, encoded by the coding sequence ATGGAACTACTTCAAGGCGAAAACCTGATAAAACTGATCCAGAGTGTTGGCTATATCGGTCTCTTTGCAATTGTCTTTGCTGAGTCGGGTTTGCTAATTGGTTTCTTTCTACCGGGAGACAGCCTATTGTTTACTGCCGGCTTCTTGGCCGCACAAGGATTCTTGAATATTTATTGGCTGATAGCGATCTTGTTGACGGCAGCAATTCTTGGTGACAATGTTGGCTATATGTTTGGCAAGAAGGTCGGCCTCAGACTATTCGACAAAAAGGACTCCTTCTTGTTTCATAAAAAGAATCTGATGCGTGCAGAGATGTTCTATGAGCGGTATGGACCGATGACAATAGTTGTCGCGCGATTTATCCCTGTAGTCAGGACATTTGCTCCGATTGTAGCGGGGATCGGCAAGATGGATTACAGATTATTCGTTTGTTACAATATAGTCGGCGGTGTAATCTGGACAATTTCGCTTACACTGGCAGGATTCTACTTATCCAAAGTAATCCCCGACGCAGAAAAGCATCTCGAACTGATAATAGCAGTGATAATATTGTTGTCCGTCATGCCACCGATTCTTCATATTCTTAAAGAGAGACACCTGCGAAAAAGAGAAGCGCGAGTCACTACGAGAAACGATCGGGAATATGAGGAGAACAACAATGCCGTTTGA